CGAGATTTTTGTAAGTTTTTGCTTCAAATAGTTAAGTTTTATGTACAATTATTGTAAGTATTACACCTTTTTATAATGTCATTCAAATTGAACTCAATTTGTGTAGCATTTATGTTAAATAACAGGGTGGACGAATCAACTTCGATGCACAGATTGACAACTTCGCAAACACCAGGGAAGAAATCATCTCTTTAATTGGTGCCTCTGAGGCTCTGAATTTGCTTAAGAAGGCACTCTTTACAGTAGCACTAGGCTCAAATGATTTCTTGGATAACTATTTGACACCCTTATTCTCAATTCCAGAGAGATTGCTGGTATCGCCAGAATCATTTGTAGCCACATTGATATCAAGACTCAGACTACAACTCACTGTAATTTTGCTAAAACAGAAAGCTTTGTTTCAATCATGTTTCTATTCTGCTAGTTGGTCACATGCAATTACTATTTTGCAGCGACTTTTCAATCTAGGGGCTAGAAAAATTGTGGTGGCAAATGTAGGGCCTATTGGGTGTATACCTTATATAAGGGATGTGAATTTAAACCCttatgatgaagatgaatgtgTCACTTTCCCAAATGAGCTGGCCCAGTTGTTCAACGCACGATTGAAGAGCCTTGTTGAAGAGCTTCGGACAAAATTGGAAGGGTCATTATTTGTTTATGCAGATGTTTACCATATTATGGAAGATATCCTCATGAACTATAAAGACTATGGTTtgtgaaattttgttttttcgtTTCAGCACCCAGAATAACGTAGTCATTTGGgaataaaaattgtgatttcaACTTGCAACAGGTTTTGAGAACCCTGATAGTGCATGCTGTCACGTGGCTGGTCGATTTGGAGGCTTGATTCCTTGCAATCGTAGTTCAAAAGTTTGTGAGGATCGTTCCAAGTATGTTTTCTGGGACACTTACCATCCTAGTGATGCTGCTAGTGTTGTTATCGCTGAGCGTCTCTTGAATTGTGATACTCGAGACATTTCACCTATGAACATTTTTCAACTTTCCAAAGCTTAATCCTGTTATGGATTCTGGGAACTGGaaattttgttggaaactaaTAAAGAGATGATTGCAAGATGTATGCAAAATCAAATCATTCATCTAACCTTTTGGGCAGTAATGAGAATGACAAATGtttgttaatataatttaatcaaaagaGATGAGACATAAACAAAGAACTATTCTGAACAACCATTATGGGAGAGATAAACGAATGAATTGAATACACACTACAAATTAAGAGAATTTAGGGTCTATACATGTATAAA
This portion of the Vigna unguiculata cultivar IT97K-499-35 chromosome 6, ASM411807v1, whole genome shotgun sequence genome encodes:
- the LOC114187774 gene encoding GDSL esterase/lipase At4g16230-like — protein: MSFLMGIFLTRRLTCGIIFQAFTFSLLFGFGFSNDVPASFVFGDSLVDVGNNNYIVSLAKANHDPFGIDFGMPTGRFSNGRTVVDVINQKLGLGFSPPYLAPSTTGSTVLKGVNYASGAGGILNNSGEIFGGRINFDAQIDNFANTREEIISLIGASEALNLLKKALFTVALGSNDFLDNYLTPLFSIPERLLVSPESFVATLISRLRLQLTRLFNLGARKIVVANVGPIGCIPYIRDVNLNPYDEDECVTFPNELAQLFNARLKSLVEELRTKLEGSLFVYADVYHIMEDILMNYKDYGFENPDSACCHVAGRFGGLIPCNRSSKVCEDRSKYVFWDTYHPSDAASVVIAERLLNCDTRDISPMNIFQLSKA